The Bacteroidota bacterium genome window below encodes:
- a CDS encoding acyl--CoA ligase, with amino-acid sequence MNKNIIDNIKKAHSLTNNKPDEYFVAYDNIYKLLQKRLNVNFDKEYLVYYSESGEVTRFGYEEFIKKAFKLANYLLENGIRKEARVGTFLHNHYDTVILYFACWSIGATVVPVNVNEEPQRVNYIFKDSDTRMVFTLKMYEEKLKEAVHDLPGELVLFDTLDYSQEKDRVMQRQLVDRETEAMIVYTSGTTGNPKGVVLTQYNLMIDADGIAIWHKLYKDDTMMCVLPIHHVNGTVVTIMTTMYYGGKLVLNQKFQTDKFLKRLQDESVKIVSVVPTLLQFMNHSSEDVSKYNLENFSHIICGAGPLTCEVAKNFEEKFELRIVHGYGLSETTCYSCFIPIDLSIAEHFQWQNGFGYPAIGIPIYWNEMEIHNEHGESQDENVKGEIVIRGHNVMKYYFKNDEANAKTFEFGWFRSGDEGFFRYDRHKNKYFFITGRLKELIIRGGVNISTLEVDEVISGCEFAQAGICVGFENDWYGEEVGALIQLNEGVKESEELKEKILEFFKSKLPAYKAPKVVIFTDTIPVTSTGKYQRNKVKHLFQKYKETQFK; translated from the coding sequence ATGAATAAAAATATAATAGATAATATTAAGAAGGCGCATTCGCTGACAAATAATAAACCCGATGAATATTTTGTAGCTTACGATAATATTTATAAACTTTTACAAAAAAGATTAAACGTAAATTTTGATAAGGAATATTTAGTCTATTATAGTGAGAGCGGAGAAGTTACCCGCTTCGGATATGAAGAATTTATAAAGAAAGCATTTAAGCTTGCAAATTATCTTCTTGAAAACGGAATTAGAAAAGAGGCAAGGGTCGGAACGTTCCTTCACAACCATTACGATACTGTGATTTTATATTTTGCATGCTGGTCAATCGGAGCAACTGTAGTTCCTGTTAATGTGAACGAAGAGCCGCAAAGAGTGAATTATATTTTCAAAGACTCCGATACAAGAATGGTTTTTACTCTGAAGATGTATGAAGAAAAATTGAAAGAGGCAGTTCATGATTTGCCCGGAGAACTTGTGCTGTTCGACACTCTAGATTACAGTCAGGAGAAAGACCGGGTAATGCAAAGGCAGCTTGTCGACAGGGAAACAGAGGCAATGATAGTTTATACTTCAGGGACAACAGGAAATCCAAAAGGAGTTGTGCTTACGCAATATAATTTAATGATTGATGCAGATGGAATTGCAATCTGGCATAAGCTTTATAAAGATGATACAATGATGTGTGTGCTTCCGATTCATCACGTGAACGGAACAGTAGTAACAATTATGACAACAATGTATTACGGGGGGAAGTTAGTCCTCAATCAGAAATTCCAGACCGATAAATTTCTTAAACGCCTTCAGGATGAAAGTGTAAAAATTGTGAGTGTGGTGCCAACACTTCTGCAGTTTATGAATCATTCCAGTGAAGATGTTTCCAAATATAATCTTGAAAATTTCTCACATATAATCTGCGGTGCCGGACCTTTAACATGTGAAGTTGCCAAAAATTTTGAAGAGAAATTTGAGCTAAGGATTGTTCACGGTTACGGACTTTCTGAAACAACGTGCTACTCCTGTTTTATTCCGATTGACTTATCAATTGCAGAGCATTTTCAGTGGCAGAACGGATTCGGATATCCTGCAATCGGCATTCCGATATACTGGAATGAAATGGAAATACATAATGAGCACGGAGAATCGCAGGATGAAAATGTAAAAGGGGAGATTGTTATCCGAGGGCATAACGTCATGAAATATTATTTTAAAAATGACGAGGCAAATGCAAAGACGTTTGAATTTGGATGGTTCAGAAGTGGTGATGAAGGATTTTTCAGATATGACAGGCATAAAAATAAATATTTTTTTATAACGGGAAGACTTAAGGAACTTATTATAAGAGGCGGAGTTAATATATCAACTCTGGAAGTTGATGAAGTTATTTCAGGCTGCGAGTTTGCGCAGGCAGGAATATGTGTCGGCTTTGAAAACGACTGGTATGGCGAGGAAGTCGGGGCACTTATCCAGTTAAACGAAGGCGTTAAGGAAAGCGAAGAACTTAAGGAAAAAATTCTTGAATTTTTTAAGAGCAAGCTGCCTGCTTACAAAGCGCCGAAAGTTGTGATTTTCACGGACACAATTCCTGTAACATCAACAGGAAAATATCAGAGGAATAAAGTAAAGCACTTATTCCAAAAATATAAAGAGACTCAGTTCAAATAA
- a CDS encoding ABC transporter substrate-binding protein, which produces MKFSILLPLIAGIFLFNSCGPKNSSDKKIFNLNIKEGIETLEPVMSNSAFSIWGVQQIMEGLVQFDKDKNIVPCIAKSWTISPDGIIYTFNLRSDIKFQDDECFPSGKGRNVTATDFKYCLERVNNPKSKTRGMWVFRDKIKGAKEYSEGKVNDITGIKTVNDSTLTIELYNAFSPFLSLLTMTYGFVYPKEAVEKYGESFGFHPVGSGPFKFNHWSIDKELVLDKNPNYWDKDSKGTTLPYLDGVKITFTQSSETEFLDFQNGKYDFHQPSSETFDVITDESGKLKDADIKNFLLVKQPWLQTVFLGMMQSPDLPGGKSGPFAGNKKLREALNYAIDKDKIVKFVLKNRGKPAVNGPIPPGMPGFNPEIKGYTFDKNKAKDLLKEAGYPEGKNLKLSLVCGNEEIQRSVAIAIQEQLKSVGVEMQIEQLLQATLVSKQENGEFPFWRASWGADYFDPENFMALFYSKNITPKGPNRVGYSNPKIDELYEKSLKVTDNNERMKIYDEMQKIVIEDAAWLPLYYNEQIYLLNKNIEGFYIDGLNIINLKYTLKK; this is translated from the coding sequence TTGAAGTTTTCTATTTTACTTCCCTTAATAGCCGGCATATTTCTTTTCAATTCCTGCGGACCAAAAAACTCTTCCGATAAAAAGATATTCAATCTCAATATAAAAGAAGGAATTGAAACACTTGAACCTGTTATGTCAAATTCCGCTTTCAGCATCTGGGGAGTTCAGCAGATTATGGAAGGACTTGTTCAATTCGATAAAGATAAAAACATCGTTCCCTGCATTGCAAAAAGCTGGACTATTTCTCCCGACGGAATTATTTACACTTTCAATCTCAGAAGCGATATTAAATTTCAGGACGATGAATGTTTTCCATCCGGCAAAGGAAGAAATGTAACTGCAACTGATTTCAAATATTGTTTGGAACGAGTCAATAATCCTAAATCAAAAACCCGCGGCATGTGGGTTTTCAGAGATAAAATCAAAGGCGCAAAAGAATATTCCGAGGGAAAAGTAAATGACATTACAGGTATAAAAACAGTTAACGACTCAACTCTTACAATTGAACTATATAATGCATTCTCTCCTTTCCTCTCGCTTCTTACAATGACGTACGGATTTGTTTATCCAAAAGAAGCTGTAGAAAAGTACGGAGAGTCATTCGGTTTTCATCCTGTAGGCTCGGGACCTTTCAAGTTTAATCACTGGAGTATCGATAAAGAACTTGTATTGGATAAAAATCCAAACTACTGGGATAAAGATTCAAAAGGAACGACTCTCCCCTATCTTGACGGAGTGAAGATAACTTTCACCCAATCGTCTGAAACAGAGTTTCTTGATTTCCAAAACGGCAAGTATGATTTTCATCAGCCGTCATCGGAAACATTCGATGTTATCACGGATGAATCCGGAAAGCTAAAAGATGCAGATATAAAAAATTTCTTATTGGTAAAACAGCCCTGGCTGCAAACCGTTTTCCTCGGTATGATGCAGTCACCTGATTTACCCGGAGGAAAGTCAGGACCATTTGCCGGCAACAAAAAATTACGAGAAGCTCTTAACTATGCGATTGATAAAGACAAGATTGTAAAATTTGTTTTAAAAAACAGAGGCAAGCCGGCTGTTAACGGACCAATTCCTCCCGGAATGCCGGGTTTTAATCCTGAAATAAAAGGATATACATTTGATAAAAACAAAGCAAAGGATTTGCTTAAAGAAGCCGGATATCCCGAAGGAAAAAATTTAAAGCTCAGCTTGGTTTGCGGAAACGAAGAAATACAGCGCTCAGTTGCAATTGCTATTCAGGAGCAGTTAAAGTCAGTCGGAGTTGAGATGCAGATTGAGCAGCTCCTCCAGGCAACACTTGTTTCAAAACAGGAGAACGGTGAGTTTCCGTTCTGGCGCGCAAGCTGGGGAGCAGATTATTTTGACCCCGAAAATTTCATGGCATTGTTTTACAGTAAGAACATAACGCCAAAAGGACCGAACAGAGTCGGTTACTCAAATCCTAAAATAGATGAGCTTTATGAAAAATCTTTAAAGGTAACTGATAACAATGAACGAATGAAAATCTATGATGAGATGCAGAAAATCGTTATTGAAGATGCTGCATGGCTGCCGTTATATTATAATGAACAGATTTATTTACTCAACAAAAATATAGAAGGCTTTTATATAGACGGATTGAATATTATAAATCTCAAGTATACATTGAAAAAATAA
- a CDS encoding VOC family protein encodes MNYSVRSITPMLETKSMKDTLQFYTQILGFENDGYSEEWGWMSLKKNGLSIMFITPNDHRNFPEPIMSGSLYINTNEVDDVWNELKDKCKVCYPIEDFSYGMREFAIYDNNGYLLQFGKETRK; translated from the coding sequence ATGAACTATTCAGTCAGATCTATTACTCCGATGCTTGAAACAAAAAGCATGAAGGATACACTCCAATTTTACACCCAAATACTCGGCTTCGAGAACGACGGTTACTCCGAAGAATGGGGATGGATGTCACTTAAAAAGAACGGGTTATCAATAATGTTTATAACCCCAAACGATCACAGAAATTTTCCTGAACCGATTATGAGCGGTTCATTATACATCAATACAAATGAAGTAGATGATGTATGGAATGAACTGAAAGATAAATGCAAGGTCTGCTACCCGATTGAAGATTTCTCCTATGGAATGCGGGAGTTTGCAATTTATGATAACAACGGATATCTTCTACAGTTCGGGAAAGAAACCCGAAAGTAA
- a CDS encoding DUF1761 domain-containing protein gives MAFLSMILDHINILAVIVSGVAYWLLGAVWFSLIFGKTWGSELEKHGVKVSMPEKGGMAAKFIGTFVMETLVAFGCAFLVWYMKIVTVTQAIKLGLVVGIIFAALPMMIAYSWESRPMKLVLIDIGYPVIGITICMIILTIWK, from the coding sequence ATGGCTTTTCTTTCAATGATATTAGACCATATAAACATTCTTGCCGTTATCGTATCGGGTGTTGCATATTGGCTTCTCGGAGCTGTCTGGTTTTCACTTATTTTCGGGAAAACCTGGGGCAGTGAGCTTGAAAAGCACGGTGTCAAAGTCAGTATGCCTGAAAAAGGCGGAATGGCAGCAAAATTCATTGGTACATTCGTAATGGAAACCCTTGTTGCATTCGGATGCGCATTCTTAGTCTGGTACATGAAAATTGTTACTGTTACACAGGCAATCAAGCTTGGTTTGGTAGTCGGTATTATCTTCGCCGCTCTTCCTATGATGATTGCTTACTCATGGGAGAGCAGGCCAATGAAACTTGTATTAATTGATATCGGCTATCCTGTAATCGGCATTACCATTTGTATGATAATTTTAACAATCTGGAAGTAA
- a CDS encoding T9SS type A sorting domain-containing protein, with product MRKPFLYLFAVLSLILSNNFVLAQADDEENEETSETIFQREQYIYERRAGGPGKIISPDAYHNAIVQMQQMKRTSEIPDAPYGTATWQSVTPTGMFYQVTNANYVSGRTNSIAFHPTNANIMYIATAGGGVWKTTNGGVNWTVMTDGLSNIAGGDIAIDPNNPNVLYFGTGELNYSLDSHYGDGIFKSTDAGLTWAQVAPYSLNSNYSKIIVTPSNSNIVYAAGKNGVFRSINAGANWSQLSSAGNVNSLIMDYTNNQIMYFTNSANTGAGAVRKSTDGGTTWVNLTNGLPTGGLGRSPMVMSTTDHLTLYLGFASSSSGSLLGVYKTTDGGSNWTLQNNSTNYMGTQGWYDNAMAIKPGTTDFIVTGGLDLYNSTNSGTTLTKRTNWSTGTTSNFCHADIHYLTYNPLNNYLYCCSDGGIYQSTNDGASWTDLNTTISTLQYQSADYDPVNPSLMQGGCQDNNKQTSTNNGLVWVQRTTGDGGYTVIDAENSQYVYGQYVNGSIQRSANSGASFSDITPTGSAGGLFYNPYEMASGNSQFIVFGRADVWVTSNARTASSGSGWTQIATTTTVSGSVSGIGIGNGTNPTKIYIGTSNGRILSTSNGGTNWTTYTGLPYISDFAVDKTNDDICYVSCAGTSQSQKVFKTTNGGVTWVNISGNLPNAAVNTIILRNAAPRAIFVGTDLGVYMSYNDGATWSLHNTGMPTVEIFDLKYREGNKILLAATHGRGCFKLDLTTFTGISNNNITAESFGLSQNYPNPFNPTTKIRYSIPSSAFVTLKVYDILGHEVETIVSQNQGRGVYDVQWDASKYSSGVYIYKINAGSFNESKSMLLVK from the coding sequence ATGAGAAAACCCTTTCTGTACCTTTTTGCAGTTCTATCCCTGATTCTTTCAAACAACTTTGTTCTTGCCCAGGCAGATGACGAGGAAAACGAAGAAACTTCTGAAACCATCTTCCAGCGCGAGCAATATATCTACGAAAGAAGAGCCGGCGGACCCGGTAAGATAATCTCCCCCGACGCTTATCATAATGCCATCGTTCAGATGCAGCAAATGAAAAGAACTTCCGAAATTCCTGATGCGCCTTACGGCACAGCTACATGGCAGAGCGTTACTCCAACGGGTATGTTCTATCAGGTAACTAACGCAAACTATGTTTCAGGAAGAACTAACTCAATTGCCTTCCATCCTACTAATGCCAATATAATGTACATTGCAACAGCAGGCGGAGGAGTATGGAAAACAACAAACGGCGGAGTGAACTGGACTGTAATGACGGACGGGCTTTCAAACATCGCAGGCGGTGATATTGCAATCGACCCGAATAATCCTAACGTACTTTATTTCGGTACAGGTGAGCTTAACTATTCGCTCGATAGCCATTACGGAGACGGAATTTTTAAATCTACCGATGCTGGTTTAACATGGGCACAGGTAGCGCCTTACAGTCTTAATTCGAATTACTCAAAAATAATTGTAACACCATCAAATTCTAATATAGTTTACGCTGCAGGCAAGAACGGAGTTTTTCGTTCTATAAATGCCGGAGCTAACTGGTCTCAATTATCATCTGCGGGAAATGTAAACTCGCTGATTATGGATTATACAAATAATCAGATAATGTATTTTACAAACTCAGCTAATACAGGTGCAGGCGCAGTAAGAAAATCAACTGACGGCGGAACTACATGGGTAAACCTGACTAACGGACTACCCACAGGTGGACTTGGAAGGTCACCAATGGTAATGTCAACGACAGACCATTTAACTTTGTATTTAGGTTTTGCCTCAAGCAGCAGCGGAAGTCTGCTCGGTGTTTATAAAACAACTGACGGCGGAAGCAATTGGACACTTCAGAACAACTCAACAAATTATATGGGTACACAGGGATGGTATGATAATGCAATGGCAATAAAACCGGGCACAACGGATTTTATTGTTACAGGAGGACTTGACTTATATAATTCAACAAACTCAGGTACAACACTTACAAAAAGAACAAACTGGTCAACAGGCACAACTTCAAATTTTTGCCACGCAGATATTCACTATTTAACATACAACCCGCTTAACAATTATCTTTATTGCTGCTCAGACGGAGGAATTTATCAGTCAACAAATGACGGCGCAAGCTGGACAGATCTGAACACAACAATTTCCACGCTTCAATATCAAAGCGCAGATTACGATCCTGTAAATCCTTCATTGATGCAAGGGGGATGTCAGGATAACAATAAACAGACTTCAACAAATAACGGACTTGTATGGGTACAAAGAACGACAGGAGACGGCGGATACACAGTTATCGATGCTGAAAACTCACAATATGTTTACGGTCAGTATGTTAACGGTTCAATACAGCGCTCTGCAAACTCAGGCGCAAGCTTTAGTGATATAACTCCAACCGGTTCAGCAGGCGGCTTATTTTATAATCCTTATGAAATGGCTTCAGGCAACAGTCAGTTCATTGTATTCGGAAGAGCAGACGTATGGGTAACTTCAAATGCAAGAACAGCAAGCTCTGGCAGCGGATGGACTCAGATTGCAACAACAACAACTGTCAGCGGAAGCGTATCAGGAATTGGAATCGGGAACGGAACGAATCCAACTAAAATTTACATCGGAACATCGAACGGAAGAATTTTATCAACATCAAACGGAGGAACAAACTGGACTACTTATACAGGACTTCCATATATAAGTGACTTCGCAGTTGATAAAACTAACGATGATATTTGTTATGTATCATGCGCCGGCACTTCACAAAGCCAGAAAGTATTTAAAACAACAAACGGCGGAGTGACATGGGTTAACATTTCAGGCAATTTGCCGAACGCAGCAGTAAACACAATTATACTCCGCAATGCTGCGCCAAGAGCAATATTTGTGGGGACAGACTTAGGTGTGTACATGTCTTACAACGATGGAGCAACATGGTCACTCCATAATACAGGAATGCCGACTGTAGAAATTTTTGATTTAAAATACAGAGAAGGAAATAAAATTTTGTTAGCTGCAACTCATGGAAGAGGATGCTTCAAGCTTGACCTTACAACCTTCACAGGAATATCCAATAACAATATTACTGCTGAAAGTTTTGGATTATCACAAAACTATCCTAATCCGTTTAATCCTACTACAAAGATAAGATACTCTATACCATCATCTGCCTTTGTAACATTGAAAGTATACGATATACTTGGTCATGAAGTTGAAACAATCGTAAGCCAGAACCAGGGCAGAGGAGTTTATGATGTTCAGTGGGATGCAAGCAAATACTCAAGCGGTGTTTACATATATAAAATTAATGCAGGCAGCTTTAATGAAAGCAAATCAATGCTGCTTGTGAAGTAA
- a CDS encoding SRPBCC domain-containing protein produces MAQHNLKVNDSIEINASPDLVFSYFTNAEKIAKWWSKSARCDARQNGTLVFNWENGTSLETQFKVFRLNDRLYFPFGPEFVEVIFKANKSKTILSVCHSNIIIEDNDFSLLIHITQSWSFLLINLKMFIEHNIDLRIS; encoded by the coding sequence ATGGCGCAGCATAATTTAAAAGTAAACGATTCAATAGAAATCAACGCATCACCCGATCTTGTTTTCTCATATTTCACCAATGCAGAAAAGATAGCAAAGTGGTGGTCAAAATCCGCACGCTGTGATGCCCGGCAAAACGGAACGCTCGTTTTTAACTGGGAAAACGGCACATCGCTCGAAACGCAGTTTAAAGTGTTCCGTCTTAATGACAGGCTATACTTCCCTTTCGGTCCCGAGTTTGTTGAAGTCATCTTTAAGGCAAACAAGAGTAAAACTATTCTTTCCGTCTGTCATTCAAATATTATAATTGAAGATAACGACTTTTCACTGCTTATTCATATCACTCAGAGCTGGAGTTTCCTGCTTATAAATCTCAAAATGTTCATTGAGCATAATATCGATTTAAGGATCTCTTGA